The following proteins are encoded in a genomic region of Salvelinus namaycush isolate Seneca chromosome 12, SaNama_1.0, whole genome shotgun sequence:
- the LOC120056635 gene encoding cytochrome c oxidase subunit 8B, mitochondrial-like, with protein sequence MSGLIRTISTRTAPALRGPMITQRASVFTRPAKDPLGPAETVIGLGMFAVAILGPSGWVLANIENYKKKE encoded by the exons ATGTCTGGGCTCATCAGAACTATTTCAACCCGCACTGCTCCAGCTCTGCGCGGACCTATGATCACCCAGAGGGCCAGTGTCTTCACCAGACCGGCTAAAGACCCTCTCGGCCCTGCT GAGACAGTCATCGGACTGGGGATGTTCGCAGTGGCTATCCTGGGACCTTCCGGTTGGGTTCTCGCCAACATTGAGAACTACAAGAAGAAAGAATAA